Genomic segment of Coffea arabica cultivar ET-39 chromosome 1e, Coffea Arabica ET-39 HiFi, whole genome shotgun sequence:
CTGGTTTTAAAGAACGACAAGGCTGTAAAATGCAGAACTTCAATGTAaactccttttctttatttttgattgCTGATTTTTGGAAATTGAGGTTGTGGATTTGCATTAATTTCAGTTGATATGACATTGTGGGTTTTATTTAGATAATCTTAGTATTAGTATATATGGTGGGCTGATCTTTTGTGTATgggatttgaaatttttttttcccagatGAGTTGGTTGAGCAATTGAGGTTTGAGAAATATATTGGAATGGATTTTCATAAGCATAGCAGTGAAGTACTGCCAGAAAGAAGAGTTGCTGTTGATAAATTACAGGGTCAAAGTGACTACAGTTCGCGAAATACTCGCCGAGGGAGGAGGTTTGGTCGTATTTCTGGACGAAGGCTATTGATTTGGGTGTTTTCTCTTGCAGTGCTGTTTTTCATTTATCTGTCTGTTTTCGGCATCCACATGCTACATGGTGAGACTGGAacaattttctcaaaatttgctttcaaagtTACAATGCCTTTCATTTAAATTGCTTAAAATTTCATCTAAATTTGAGGTACTTGGAGTTCAATATCGTTAAACGTTTGATCCATATTAAACTTATTGGAAAAGATACCTAATGATGCAATCCTTGTTTTTGATGAATGAATCCTGTTAAAGTCTGTCAACCAAGTGGTCATTATCCTGACAtttatagaaaataatttgaaGATCAAAAGTTTTGAGATGTATGtgactttctttttctttcctagaAACTAAATCAGGATTGGACGTGGAAAAAATATGGTAAACTTTTTTTATAAAGATGTTCACAGACATGCCTTGAATTCTGTAATGCAGTGGATTCGAAAGGGGGACCCTCGTCTTTGAGTGAAGTAAAAGGTTCTTTCACACATGTTATTGTCAGGGAAGAGCAAGATAAATCAGCTGGTGATGATGTCTCGAAGCAACCAAGGAAACCCCATAGGGCACGTAAGAGAACTTCAATTTTTCTGTGTATGAATTTTGAGGTTCATCACGTAAGATTGTTTTAATCATTCAGATGTCTAGCCACCTTCTTCTCAGTACGTctaacttttttgtttttgttgttcttTTGGCCTGGTTCTATGATATTCACCCAAATTTTCATCAGCAAAAGTTTACTGAGTAGTTGGACTTAACTAATAATTTCTCTTTCTGTATACTGAAACTTGCTTGCATCTGATAAAGATATTTCACAACCTCTTAAAGCTACTATAATAGAAGTTTGCAAATGAAAAtctataaaataaagaaaatgaaaagtcaGTGAGTAGTTTTCCATACTTAATCTGCATGGATTATTATGTGACTGTTAATGTATCATCAAAAACTGAATATGGTTAAATAGAACTAACATTTGACATATACCAAACATACTATGTTCTTAATGCGCTGGGCTCAAAGCAGCAGCTTTGATCTTTACTTTCACATCAGTTGTAAAAGTGAAGTGTGAACAGTGCTGAGAATGGGTACAAATACACTGCAAAAGTAGCATAATGATTTCTGTTCATCATCTGTTAGTCACCCGTCATTTGCTGTTCTGTCTATGTGTATTTCTTGTTTGAACTCCTGTTGCTTGCGCTGTGAATCTTTCCATATTTTGCGCTTGTACCATGTTGGTTAATTTTCGTGCCATTGTTCATTACTTCAACTTTATATTTCAGGGTATTTTCCTTGTGAGGTATCATTTTTAGATTCAGTTAATTATTTGATTGAGCCCAAGGACTCTGCGAACATCACCCAATTCTCAGTGCATTATGTTGAAAGAGAGGAGAGACCTTTACACGATGCATCATTAAAACCCAGATTTGGTGGTCATCAAACCCTTCGAGAGAGAAAGGAGTCTTTCTATGCTAGAAATCAGACAATGCATTGTGGTTTTATTAAGGGACCGGTAGGATTTCAAAGCACTGGATTTGATTTGGATGAGGAGGATAAAAAGTATATGAGTAGCTGTAGTGTAGCTGTTTCATCATGCATATTTGGAAGCTCCGATTTCTTGCGAAGGCCAACCAGCAAACTGGTAATATGTGACTCTTCACAATAATCCCAGAATATTCAGCTTTGGAATGACTTTGTTGTTTGCACAATTGGCTTTACACTTTGTACTGGACTGCGCTATTTATACTGGTGTTGCATATGATTTATACCAGTTTACCAGTATAGAATTATGAACTATTAGACACTGGATGAAACTGTCTGCTTTTACCATGTAAACGTCAACATCACCCAGTTCTCATTGTTCATTGCAGATCAGTGATTATTCCAAGAGAAATGTTTGTTTTGTCATGTTTGTTGATGAGCAAACTCTATCCAAACTCTCTGCAGAGGGAAATGTTCCAGATGACAGAGGATATATAGGATTGTGGAAAATTGTAGTTGTGAGAAACTTGCCATACAAGGATATGCGGAAAACTGGAAAGGTGCCAAAGTTTTTGTCACATCGCCTTTTCCCTTCATCTAGGTGAGCCACAAAACATCTATAGTTCTCTGGACCTTCCTTGCCTATTGAAGGCTGGAATAGTGAATTACTCCATTTCTTCTGGCAATCTCTAGATATTCCATATGGCTTGACAGCAAGTTGCGACTTGTGGCTGATCCTATGTTGATCATTGAATACTTTTTGTGGCGAACTGGTTCGGAATATGCAATATCCAATCACTATACTCGACACTGTGTATGGGAGGAGGTACTCCAAAATAAGCGTCTAAATAAGTACAATCCCACTGCAATTGATGAACAGTTCAATTACTATCGGTCCGATGGTCTAGTCAAGTTTGACCAATCAGATCCCAACATCCCTCTTCCAAGCTGTGCGTGCCCTTATTGTCATGTTTCTGCTTCAATTAATGCTTACTCTTTCTTTAAATTCTTTACCATTTGGACAAAATGCTAAATTTGTGTATTCTGTTCTGCTGTAGATGTACCAGAAGGTTCTTTTATTGTAAGAGCCCATACACCAATGTCAAATTTATTCTCTTGCCTTTGGTTCAATGAAGTTGACCGCTTTACATCACGAGACCAATTAAGCTTTGGTTATACTTATTTGAAACTTAAGAGAATGAATCCAGATAGACCTTTCCGCTTATACATGTTTAAGGTGAGATGCCTGCTTCAGCTGTTCCCTTTTTCTCCTCATGGGTGAAGCTGTGGGTCTATTGGAGCCTAATGTTTTAACTAATTTAATTCCGTTTTACCCTTTAGAAGTCTGTATCAATGCTAGAATTTATATCTTGAAGAATATGTTTCTTTCGCCATAATTTGGCCACGTTAATTCTTCTGTTTCTCTGTGTGCTACATTATTTCATTATTTCATTCTTGTTTCCAGATGTAGTTTTGCCTTTGAATGTACTTGAATACACGCGTATGTGCTTTAGTGTGTTTAAATTTCTATTAAGCcttggaaacaaaaatgaaatgctcatcACATCCTTTACAAGGTCATTCAACCCTCACTTAGAACTATAAAACACTGCATCTTACTTGTCAAGCATTATATGTACACGCTTACTAGTGAATTATTTCTCACTGATTGATTTTGTCAATATGTTCCTTTAAGGAGTCTGATTGCTATTGCGATCccatttgtttggattgcttatTGCTACTAATATTACTCTGAGATTGTATGTGTTTTTAATTTAAAGTAAATCGACCAGATACTGTAACTATATAACCTGTAAACTATTCATTCAGGACTGTGAGCGCAGGTCACTGGTAAAGTTGTTTCACCATAGAGAACTCTAACCTCCCCCTGTTCATTGAAAGGTAAGGTGTAGTAACGtatttcttgtttcttcatCCTCAACCTCTTTTTGATAGTGTCTAAATATAGCAAGTAGTGTGATATGACAATTTGCTTTAAAAGTCAAAAGGTGAAAAATCAAACTTCCACTTTGCTGCAAGTGTGATACTTACTGCAGCTTCTTACAGATtgcgtgtcacttgaatttctGACTCCAGGTCTGTACATATGGTGCTCTTCTGCCGTGAGGTTTTCAAATCAACAAAATACTGCAGTGGAAATGTCTTTGGTCAGAAATTCGGCCTAATTTCATATCCCCTTGGCCATTCATCATCACCCATCTTCTGAGGGGCTGTTTGACTAAATGGTAAACTTTGGTTTCCTATATCTCACTTACTATTACAGAATCATCCCTGATGGTTCGACCCTAGTGTTCTGCAGGTTGTCTGCTCAGTTACACGGCGTTTGGCATGCAGAATAGCCTGGATTTGAATGTTTTGAATCATTTTGATCTCTCATCTAAGCACATATACAACCTCAAGTTTTGGTACTTCTTGTAGGCTTAGCACAATCTCCAGATTTCTCAATtgaattttggtaaatatgatTCAGCTTTGATGGTTTGGTCTCTTACTGGAAAAGTTTCAGTAATTGACTCTTTCCTTGTACATG
This window contains:
- the LOC113704662 gene encoding probable hexosyltransferase MUCI70 isoform X1 → MDFHKHSSEVLPERRVAVDKLQGQSDYSSRNTRRGRRFGRISGRRLLIWVFSLAVLFFIYLSVFGIHMLHVDSKGGPSSLSEVKGSFTHVIVREEQDKSAGDDVSKQPRKPHRARYFPCEVSFLDSVNYLIEPKDSANITQFSVHYVEREERPLHDASLKPRFGGHQTLRERKESFYARNQTMHCGFIKGPVGFQSTGFDLDEEDKKYMSSCSVAVSSCIFGSSDFLRRPTSKLISDYSKRNVCFVMFVDEQTLSKLSAEGNVPDDRGYIGLWKIVVVRNLPYKDMRKTGKVPKFLSHRLFPSSRYSIWLDSKLRLVADPMLIIEYFLWRTGSEYAISNHYTRHCVWEEVLQNKRLNKYNPTAIDEQFNYYRSDGLVKFDQSDPNIPLPSYVPEGSFIVRAHTPMSNLFSCLWFNEVDRFTSRDQLSFGYTYLKLKRMNPDRPFRLYMFKDCERRSLVKLFHHREL
- the LOC113704662 gene encoding probable hexosyltransferase MUCI70 isoform X2 produces the protein MDFHKHSSEVLPERRVAVDKLQGQSDYSSRNTRRGRRFGRISGRRLLIWVFSLAVLFFIYLSVFGIHMLHVDSKGGPSSLSEVKGSFTHVIVREEQDKSAGDDVSKQPRKPHRARYFPCEVSFLDSVNYLIEPKDSANITQFSVHYVEREERPLHDASLKPRFGGHQTLRERKESFYARNQTMHCGFIKGPVGFQSTGFDLDEEDKKYMSSCSVAVSSCIFGSSDFLRRPTSKLISDYSKRNVCFVMFVDEQTLSKLSAEGNVPDDRGYIGLWKIVVVRNLPYKDMRKTGKVPKFLSHRLFPSSRYSIWLDSKLRLVADPMLIIEYFLWRTGSEYAISNHYTRHCVWEEVLQNKRLNKYNPTAIDEQFNYYRSDGLVKFDQSDPNIPLPS